In Candidatus Tanganyikabacteria bacterium, the sequence CGTGGCAGGCTCGCGGGTTGACCAGGCAGGTGGCGACCTTCCGGGCGAAGATATGGTCGAGGCATGCCTGGTTGCAGGCGATGCAGGTGTTGATCTCGTCGGCCTTGCCGGCCAGGGCCTTGGCCACGAAGGCCGGATCGGCCAGGAACGGGCGGGCCAGGGAGACCAGATCGGCCGCTCCTTCGGCCAGCAGCCGTTCGGCGACGTCGGGCGCGTTGATGCGGTTGCTCGCGCAGACCGGGACGCCGACCGCGGCGCGCAGCTTGGCGGCGAGCCAGCCGAACGCCGCCCGCGGCACGGGGCTCGCGATGGTGGGGATCCGCGCCTCGTGCCAGCCGATGCCCGTGTTGAGGATGTCCACCCCGGCCGCCTCCAGCGCCCTGGCCAGCACGATCACCTCGTCCCAGGTGCTGCCGTCGGGCACCAGATCCAGGAGCGAGATCCGGAAGACGACGATGAAATCCCGCCCCACGGCGGCGCGGATCCGCCTGACGACCTCCACCGGCATGCGCATCCGGTTTTCGTAGGTGCCGCCCCAGGCGTCGGTGCGCTTGTTGGTATGCGCGACCAGGAACTCGTTGAGGAAGTAGCCTTCGGAGCCCATGACCTCGACGCCGTCGTAGCCGGCCTCGCGGGCGAGGGCGGCGCAGCGCGCGTAGGCGGCTATCTGCCGCTCGATGCCGCGCTCCGAGAGGCCACGGGGGGTGAACGGCGAGATCGGCGCCTTGATGCGCGAGGGCGCCACGCACAGCGGCGTGTAGCTGTACCGGCCGCCATGGAGGATCTGCAGCGCTACCTTGCCGCCGTGGTCGTGGACGGCGGCGGTCAGGATGCGGTGGGCCTTCGCGGCGCCGCGCGTGGCCAGGCGCGATCCGAACGGCGAGAGCCACCCCTCGATGTTGGGGGCGAAGCCGCCCGTGACGATGAGGCCGACGCCCTGCGCCGCGCGTTCCGCGAAGAAGGTCGCCAGGCGCGGGAAGTCGCGGGCGCGGTCTTCCAGGCCGGTGTGCATCGAACCCATGACCACGCGGTTGCGCAGTTGCGTGAAGCCGAGATCGAGTGGCGCCGCGAGGTGGGGGTAGGGGCTTGTCATCCCCAACAGGTTAGCCCGCGGGCGAACGGACGTACAATGGCAGGAGCGAGGAGGCAGCCCGCTGGAAGAATTGATCCCGCGGATCGCCCTGGTGCTCGGAGTCGTGTTCGCCGCGTCCGAGTCCCTGCTAGGTCGCGCCACCTACCGGCCAGGCGGCCACAAGGGAACCGATCGCGGCACCCTGCCGCTGATGATCGCGCTCACCACCGTGGCCGCCGGCGGGGCGTTCGCGGCGTGGTACTTCGGGTTCGGCCGCGTGCCCCAGCCACTCTGGCTGGGGGCGGTCGGCCTGCTGGTGTTCGGCTGCGGCGTGGCGCTGCGCTGGTGGGCGATCCTCTCGCTGCGCGGGCACTTCACGATCAACGTGACGGCTCTCGCCGAGCACCGCCTCGTGACGGCCGGCCCCTACCGGCTATTGCGGCATCCGGCGTATACGGGCACCCTGCTCAGCCTCTGCGGTCTGGGCCTGGCGGTCGGCAACGCGCTCAGCCTCGTCCTGCTGGTCGGCTTTCCGCTCGTGGCCCTCCTCATCCGGATGCGGGTCGAGGAGGCGATGCTGGAGAGCGTCTTCGGCGAGGACTATCTGGCCTACCGGCAGCGCACCTGGCGCCTGGTGCCCGGCATTTTCTAGGGGGGCCCCGCTGCGCCGCCGCCCTCGACCTGCCCGGACCCCGGGCCCCTTCGGTTTGCGGGAGCAGGTTGCGAAGCGCGAGGCCGGGGGAATGGATCTGTCGTGCGCATCCTCTTCATCCGGCCGAATCTGATCGAGACGCGGTCGACCGATGCGCTCGAACCGCTCTGCTTCGCCATCCTCAAGAGTCTGACGCCGGGAGACGTCGAGGTGGCGCTCTACGACGAGCAACTCGAGCCGATCCCGTTCGACGCGCCCGCCGACCTGGTCGCCCTGACGGTCGAGACCTACACGGCGCGCCGCGCCTACCAGATCGCCGGGGAGTTCCGGAAGCGCGGCGTCCCGGTCGTCATGGGCGGCTATCACCCCACGTTCCTGCCCGACGAGGCGCTGTGCTTCGCCGACAGCGTGGCCATCGGCGACGCCGAGGGCACCTGGCCGGAAATCGTGGCCGACGCCCGCAAGGG encodes:
- a CDS encoding NADPH-dependent 2,4-dienoyl-CoA reductase, with translation MTSPYPHLAAPLDLGFTQLRNRVVMGSMHTGLEDRARDFPRLATFFAERAAQGVGLIVTGGFAPNIEGWLSPFGSRLATRGAAKAHRILTAAVHDHGGKVALQILHGGRYSYTPLCVAPSRIKAPISPFTPRGLSERGIERQIAAYARCAALAREAGYDGVEVMGSEGYFLNEFLVAHTNKRTDAWGGTYENRMRMPVEVVRRIRAAVGRDFIVVFRISLLDLVPDGSTWDEVIVLARALEAAGVDILNTGIGWHEARIPTIASPVPRAAFGWLAAKLRAAVGVPVCASNRINAPDVAERLLAEGAADLVSLARPFLADPAFVAKALAGKADEINTCIACNQACLDHIFARKVATCLVNPRACH
- a CDS encoding isoprenylcysteine carboxylmethyltransferase family protein translates to MIPRIALVLGVVFAASESLLGRATYRPGGHKGTDRGTLPLMIALTTVAAGGAFAAWYFGFGRVPQPLWLGAVGLLVFGCGVALRWWAILSLRGHFTINVTALAEHRLVTAGPYRLLRHPAYTGTLLSLCGLGLAVGNALSLVLLVGFPLVALLIRMRVEEAMLESVFGEDYLAYRQRTWRLVPGIF